A DNA window from Hordeum vulgare subsp. vulgare chromosome 1H, MorexV3_pseudomolecules_assembly, whole genome shotgun sequence contains the following coding sequences:
- the LOC123439336 gene encoding serine hydroxymethyltransferase 4-like, whose product MAMTAPHVSHSQPPVGRAALFSHPTTAQSPSPLRLPLRRAAVRLYAVSTDAASATAAAAMDAVADWGLTPLAEADPEVYDLIEREKRRQRTGIELIASENFTSLAVMQALGSPLTNKYSEGMPGARYYGGNEVIDEVEELCRARALKAFHLDPASWGVNVQPYSGSPANFAAYTGLLQPHERIMGLDLPSGGHLTHGYYTAGGKKISATSIYFSSLPYKVSSDTGYVDYDRLEEKAMDFRPKLIICGGSAYPRDWDYARLRAIADKCGAMLLCDMAHISGLVAAQEATNPFEYSDVVTTTTHKSLRGPRSGMIFYRKGPKPPKKGQPEGALYDYEDKINFAVFPSLQGGPHNHQIAALAVGLKQAMLPGFKAYIQQVKVNAVALGNHLMSKGYKLVTDGTENHLVLWDLRPLGLSGNKVEKVCDLSSITLNKNAVFGDSSALAPGGVRIGTPAMTSRGLVEKDFVKIAEYLHQAVVICLNVQKQRGKRYNDFIVDLEKNEDIAELRAEVEKFAISFEMPGFLVSDMKYKD is encoded by the exons ATGGCCATGACCGCGCCCCACGTCTCGCACTCGCAGCCACCCGTAGGGCGCGCCGCTTTATTCTCTCACCCCACCACCGCGCAGAGCCCCTCCCCTCTCCGCCTCCCTCTCCGCCGCGCCGCCGTCCGCCTCTACGCCGTCTCCACCGATGCCGCCTCTGCCACCGCCGCCGCGGCGATGGACGCCGTGGCCGACTGGGGGCTCACCCCGCTCGCGGAGGCCGACCCGGAGGTGTACGACCTCATCGAGCGCGAGAAGCGGCGCCAGCGCACGGGCATCGAGCTAATCGCGTCCGAGAACTTCACCTCGCTCGCCGTCATGCAGGCGCTCGGCTCCCCGCTCACCAACAAGTACTCCGAGGGCATGCCTGGGGCGCGCTACTACGGCGGGAACGAGGTCATCGACGAGGTCGAGGAGCTCTGCCGCGCCCGCGCCCTCAAGGCGTTCCACCTCGACCCCGCCTCCTGGGGCGTCAACGTGCAGCCCTACTCCGGCTCCCCCGCCAACTTCGCCGCCTACACTGGGCTGCTCCAACCCCACGAGCGAATCATGGGGCTCGATTTGCCGTCCGGAGGACACCTCACTCATGGGTACTACACGGCCGGGGGCAAGAAGATTTCTGCCACCTCTATCTACTTTTCGAGCTTGCCCTACAAGGTGAGCTCCGACACCGGGTACGTCGACTATGATAGGCTGGAGGAGAAGGCCATGGATTTCCGCCCCAAGCTCATTATCTGTGGCGGGAGCGCGTACCCACGGGACTGGGATTATGCCAGGCTTAGGGCCATCGCGGACAAGTGTGGGGCCATGTTGCTGTGTGACATGGCCCATATCAGCGGTCTCGTTGCTGCTCAG GAGGCTACGAATCCGTTTGAGTACTCTGATGTGGTTACCACCACCACCCACAAGAGTCTCCGAGGGCCAAGGTCTGGTATGATATTCTACAGGAAGGGCCCGAAGCCTCCCAAAAAAGGCCAGCCCGAGGGTGCTCTGTACGATTATGAGGACAAGATCAACTTTGCAGTGTTTCCATCACTTCAGGGCGGCCCTCACAACCACCAGATTGCTGCCCTGGCAGTTGGCCTGAAGCAGGCCATGTTACCTGGATTCAAGGCATATATTCAGCAGGTCAAGGTCAATGCTGTTGCCCTTGGAAACCATCTCATGAGTAAGGGCTACAAGTTGGTTACTGATGGAACAGAGAACCACCTTGTTCTCTGGGATCTTCGCCCTCTTGGCTTGTCTG GTAACAAAGTTGAGAAAGTATGTGATCTGAGCAGCATTACACTCAACAAAAATGCTGTCTTTGGTGACAGCAGTGCATTGGCACCTGGTGGTGTCCGAATTG GTACACCTGCCATGACCTCGAGAGGTTTGGTCGAGAAGGACTTCGTGAagattgctgagtaccttcatcaGGCTGTGGTCATCTGCTTGAATGTCCAGAAGCAGCGAGGCAAGCGTTACAATGATTTCATTGTTGACTTGGAGAAGAACGAGGACATAGCGGAGCTCAGGGCAGAGGTCGAGAAGTTTGCCATTTCATTTGAGATGCCTGGCTTCCTGGTGTCAGACATGAAATACAAGGATTAG